Proteins encoded within one genomic window of Cucumis sativus cultivar 9930 chromosome 3, Cucumber_9930_V3, whole genome shotgun sequence:
- the LOC101221741 gene encoding vacuolar protein sorting-associated protein 8 homolog — translation MTEELTDTETLPPMELDLNAFIHAHLSSGGDDDDDDDLSFPHRSIDEILNDSSSSTSPSPSSSPHFPPPRGRRNIVAGDDGVSASPSTSPYKDSEAARNNPWNEKSAQLKPGTASHSKVGELTDDPFRRGSRPLPSLFGAVRSNAKPGAALAAAAAASRSTPAPHAAAIKSRRAGYGNMVLDDDELASSSAVDSEFFSDSLYHANIHSKESGENSISVVDRITDYQIASMNVSGELWATNNIRDGVPHNDEFRMTEDMEFEAETSSVDDVNFKESLSTVPPVETNDRSLLGPAEKNVCSTDAHPTELDVDESNEGAIPRPTEPDDEESAVGYGSLELETQDFEKYHQPSKDTEVDLAIEDPSIVNDIIESGETTEQPDNLQIGKRPEMISVSSTNPLDLAEEIEKKQAFTALHWEEGVAAQPMRLEGIKGVTTTLGYFDIQADNSISRTISSHSFRREHGFPQVLAVHANYIAVGMSKGNIVVVASKYSAQNGDNMDAKMILLGSQGDKSTAPATSLCFSQQGDLLLAGYSDGHITVWDVLRASAAKVISGEHASPVVHSLFLGQEAQVTRQFKAVTGDSKGLVLLHTFSVVPLLNRFSSKTQCLLDGQKTGTVLSASALLLNEFVGSSLPPTLSNVAVSTSSIGSMMGGVVGGDSGWKLFNEGSSLVEEGVVIFATHQTALVVRLSPTVEVYAQLSKPDGIREGSMPYTAWKCSQSFETSPSEAVERVSLLAIAWDKMVQVAKLVKTELKVCGKWSLESAAIGVVWLDDQVLVILTVTGQLFLFEKDGTMIHQTSIFVDGFVKEDFIAYHTHFANILGNPEKAYHNCVAVRGASIYVLGPMHLVISRLLPWKERVQVLRKAGDWMSALSMAITIYDGHAHGVIDLPRSLESLQELVMPFLIELLLSYVDEVFSYISVAFCNQIEKNEKLDDMTIESHSAHSEIKEQYNRVGGVAVEFCVHISRTDILFDEIFSKFVGVQQRDTFLELLEPYILKDMLGSLPPEIMQALVEHYSHKGWLQRVEQCVLHMDISSLDFNQVVRLCRDHGLYSALVYLFNKGLDDFRTPLEELLAVLRTSKSKHASSLGYKTLVYLKYCFSGLAFPPGQGTLAHSRVQSLRDELLQFLLENSDAVDTRSISNKSSEVGCLNLYPLLELDTEATLDVLRCAFVEGEILKAISSLDGPVDTSMQLQEEKNSISGRKNFLIQNVVDALVHVLDKAICETDESPAGDNITLVDDWPSKKELIHLFDFIATYVACGKATVSKDVVGQILEHLISNSDIPETVSDFLPRVTANSVLSRKREKQVLSLLEVIPETHWNPSSVLRMCEKAQFFQVCGLIHSITHQYSSALDSYMKDVDEPIHTFTFINRTLLELGNSEQTEFRAVVISRIPELFNLNRGATFFLVIDHFNNDVSNILSQLRNHPRSLFLYLKTLIEVHLSGSPDFSCLKKDDNLGVNYSTKGMDDYLQKLSDFPKYLSNNPVDVTDDIIELYVELLCQHERESVLKFLETFDSYRVEHCLRLCQQYEVIDAAAFLLERVGDVGSALFLTLSSLDKKFHDLEAAVGATVSNTASSGSNDSQNFNSVLKLQEVNAVKVLLHACIGLCQRNTPRLNSEESQTLWFKLLDSFCEPLIDSYNHRTASFEKNQVQFLNESSCSQKDKEANIVTWRILKSNKVAHLLRKLFSQFIREIVEGMMGYVHLPTIMSRLLYDNGSQEFGDFKLTILGMLGTFGFERRILDSAKALIEDDSFYTMSLLKKGAAHGYAPRSVVCCICNRLLVKSSSSYRVRVFNCGHATHLQCEDLENEASGGDYTCPICVHSNQSQGSKSKAPTEYSLVNKFSSRTQSSSGASVSYPQETDLLELPYTLQQIPRFEILTNLQKNQRVIDIENVPQLRLAPPAVYHDKVTKGYHLLVGESSGGREKVEKLNKSRQLTGVKVKRPSSLRFPLKTSLFGKEKMTNS, via the exons ATGACCGAGGAGCTGACTGACACCGAAACACTCCCTCCGATGGAGCTCGACTTGAATGCCTTCATTCACGCACACTTATCCAGCGGCggcgacgacgacgacgacgacgaccTATCATTCCCTCACCGTAGCATCGACGAAATTCTGAACGATTCCAGTTCTTCCACCTCACCTTCACCATCATCTTCTCCCCATTTTCCGCCTCCCCGTGGCCGTCGTAACATCGTTGCAGGGGACGACGGGGTCTCCGCTTCTCCTTCCACATCACCGTACAAGGATTCTGAAGCCGCCAGAAACAACCCATGGAACGAGAAGTCAGCTCAATTGAAACCAGGTACGGCCTCTCATTCCAAGGTTGGTGAATTAACAGACGATCCGTTTCGAAGAGGATCTCGTCCATTGCCATCGTTGTTTGGTGCGGTTAGATCGAATGCGAAACCTGGGGCGGCACTTGCCGCAGCTGCTGCGGCTTCTCGGTCCACGCCAGCCCCGCACGCTGCAGCTATCAAGTCGAGGAGGGCAGGGTATGGGAACATGGTTCTCGACGATGACGAGCTGGCTTCCTCTTCTGCTGTTGATTCAGAGTTTTTCTCTGACAGTTTATATCACGCTAACATTCATTCAAAGGAGTCTGGTGAAAACTCAATTTCAGTGGTCGACAGGATTACTGATTATCAGATTGCATCTATGAACGTCAGTGGTGAATTATGGGCTACGAACAACATTCGAGACGGTGTTCCCCATAATGATGAGTTTCGTATGACTGAAGACATGGAATTCGAAGCAGAAACGAGTTCTGTGGATGATGTGAATTTCAAAGAGAGCCTTTCTACTGTACCGCCAGTGGAAACCAACGACAGAAGCTTGCTTGGTCCTGCtgagaaaaatgtttgttCGACGGATGCACATCCAACAGAATTGGATGTCGATGAATCAAATGAAGGAGCTATTCCGCGTCCTACCGAACCTGATGATGAGGAAAGTGCTGTGGGCTATGGGAGCCTGGAGTTGGAAACTCAAGATTTCGAGAAATATCACCAACCATCAAAAGATACGGAAGTGGATCTTGCCATTGAGGACCCCAGTATAGTGAACGATATCATTGAATCGGGGGAAACAACCGAGCAGCCGGACAACCTTCAAATTGGTAAACGTCCAGAAATGATTTCCGTGTCCTCGACTAATCCACTTGACTTGgctgaagaaattgaaaagaagcaGGCTTTCACTGCACTGCATTGGGAAGAAGGCGTTGCTGCCCAACCAATGAGGCTTGAAGGTATTAAGGGGGTCACAACAACTTTGGGGTACTTCGACATTCAAGCTGACAATAGTATTTCAAGAACTATTTCATCACATTCATTCAGGCGTGAACATGGTTTTCCCCAAGTCCTGGCTGTTCATGCGAACTATATTGCAGTTGGAATGTCAAAGGGAAATATTGTTGTGGTGGCTAGTAAATACTCAGCTCAAAATGGTGACAACATGGATGCGAAG ATGATACTGCTTGGATCACAAGGAGATAAATCAACTGCACCAGCAACATCTCTATGCTTTAGTCAGCAAGGGGACCTGCTTCTTGCTGGTTACAGTGATGGTCATATTACAGTCTGGGATGTGTTGAGGGCATCGGCTGCGAAGGTTATTTCTGGAGAACACGCATCACCAGTTGTTCATTCACTGTTCCTTGGGCAGGAGGCTCAGGTTACTCGACAATTTAAAGCAGTTACTGGTGATAGCAAGGGTCTGGTTTTGTTACATACGTTCTCAGTGGTTCCTTTGCTAAATAGATTCTCCAGTAAAACTCag TGTCTTCTTGATGGGCAAAAAACGGGGACTGTTCTATCAGCTTCGGCACTTCTTTTGAATGAATTCGTTGGTAGTTCCTTGCCACCAACTCTTTCAAATGTCGCAGTTTCAACCAGCAGTATTGGGAGCATGATGGGAGGGGTGGTTGGAGGAGATTCAGGATGGAAACTTTTCAACGAAGGTTCATCTTTGGTTGAAGAAGGAGTTGTCATATTCGCTACCCATCAAACTGCTCTGGTG GTAAGATTGAGTCCCACTGTGGAAGTTTATGCTCAGCTCTCTAAGCCAGATGGAATTCGAGAAGGTTCTATGCCTTACACTGCCTGGAAATGTTCGCAGTCTTTTG AAACTTCACCTTCTGAAGCAGTTGAAAGGGTTTCGTTGCTTGCAATTGCCTGGGATAAAATGGTGCAGGTAGCAAAGTTGGTGAAAACAGAGCTTAAAGTATGTGGCAAGTGGTCCCTCGAGAGTGCAGCCATAGGTGTTGTCTGGTTAGATGACCag GTTCTTGTCATTCTCACAGTAACAGGACAACTCTTCTTATTTGAGAAGGATGGAACTATGATTCACCAAACAAGTATATTTGTAGATGGCTTTGTTAAGGAAGATTTCATTGCATATCACACCCACTTTGCTAACATTTTGGGCAACCCTGAGAAGGCATATCACAATTGCGTGGCTGTTAGAGGAGCTTCTATATATGTATTGGGACCTATGCATCTTGTTATTTCCCGTCTCCTTCCATGGAAGGAGCGGGTTCAGGTTCTACGGAAAGCAGGGGACTGGATGAGTGCTCTTAGCATGGCAATAACCATTTATGACGGCCATGCTCATGGTGTTATCGATCTCCCCAGGTCGTTGGAATCTTTGCAGGAGTTGGTAATGCCCTTTCTGATTGAGTTGCTGTTATCATACGTGGATGAGGtgttttcatatatatcaGTGGCTTTCTGtaaccaaattgaaaagaatgaaaaactGGATGATATGACGATTGAAAGCCATTCTGCACATTCTGAAATAAAAGAGCAATACAATCGTGTTGGTGGAGTTGCAGTTGAGTTTTGTGTCCACATCTCGAGGACTGATATTCtctttgatgaaattttctccaaatttgTGGGGGTTCAACAGAGAG aTACATTTTTGGAGCTTCTAGaaccatatattttaaagGACATGCTTGGATCGCTGCCTCCGGAG ATTATGCAAGCTTTGGTAGAGCATTATAGCCACAAAGGATGGTTGCAGCGTGTAGAACAGTGTGTTCTTCACATGGATATTTCTTCCTTAGATTTTAATCAG GTTGTCAGGTTATGCCGGGATCATGGATTGTATAGTGCATTGGTATATCTTTTCAACAAAGGATTAGATGATTTCAGGACGCCTTTAGAGGAGCTGTTAGCAGTGCTGCGAACCAGTAAGAGCAAACATGCTTCTTCCCTTGG GTACAAGACACTAGTTTATTTGAAGTATTGCTTTTCAGGACTTGCTTTTCCACCAG gcCAAGGAACTCTTGCTCATTCACGCGTGCAATCTCTTAGAGATGAACTACTACAGTTTTTGTTGGAGAATTCTGATGCAGTGGATACAAGATcgatttcaaataaatcatCTGAAGTTGGATGTTTAAATCTGTATCCTCTCTTAGAGTTGGATACTGAAGCCACTTTAGATGTTTTGAGATGTGCTTTTGTTGAAGGTGAAATCCTCAAAGCCATTTCTTCTCTAGATGGCCCAGTTGATACAAGTATGCAGctacaagaagaaaagaactcAATTTCTGGAAGAAAGAACTTTCTAATTCAAAATGTAGTGGATGCTCTTGTTCATGTTCTCGATAAGGCTATCTGTGAAACAGATGAGTCCCCAGCTGGTGATAATATTACATTGGTTGACGATTGGCCTTCAAAGAAAGAACTAATTCATTTGTTCGACTTTATTGCCACTTATGTTGCTTGTGGAAAGGCTACAGTCTCTAAAGATGTGGTTGGTCAGATTTTGGAACACCTGATATCCAATAGCGATATTCCAGAAACAGTGTCTGATTTTCTGCCTCGTGTTACTGCAAATAGTGTACTttcaagaaaaagggaaaagcaAGTACTTTCCCTACTGGAGGTGATACCAGAGACCCATTGGAATCCGTCTTCTGTGTTAAGGATGTGTGAGAAAGCACAATTTTTCCAG GTTTGTGGCCTGATTCATAGCATCACACATCAGTATTCATCAGCTTTGGATAGCTATATGAAAGATGTAGACGAACCCATTCACACCTTCACCTTTATCAACAGAACATTACTGGAGCTTGGCAATTCTGAACAAACTGAATTTCGGGCAGTGGTCATTTCTCGAATTCCAGAGCTTTTCAACTTAAACAG AGGGGCAACATTCTTCTTGGTCATTGATCATTTCAACAATGATGTTTCAAACATCCTCTCGCAGCTTCGTAATCATCCAAGAAGCCTATTTCTGTACTTAAAAACTCTCATTGAGGTTCACCTATCTGGAAGTCCGGACTTCTCTTGCTTAAAGAAAGATGATAATCTTGGAGTCAACTATTCAACTAAAGGAATGGATGATTACTTGCAAAAGCTTTCTGATTTCCCTAAATATCTGTCTAACAATCCTGTTGATGTGACTGATGATATCATTGAGCTTTATGTGGAG CTACTTTGTCAGCATGAACGTGAATCCGTTCTCAAGTTTTTGGAGACTTTTGATAGCTATCGTGTGGAGCATTGTTTGCGCCTCTGCCAACAATATGAGGTTATTGATGCTGCAGCATTCTTGTTGGAGAGGGTCGGTGATGTTGGTAGTGCTCTTTTCTTAACACTTTCTAGCCTtgacaaaaaatttcatgaCCTAGAGGCTGCTGTTGGAGCTACTGTTTCAAATACTGCTTCAAGTGGTTCTAATGattcacaaaatttcaactCTGTTTTAAAATTGCAAGAG GTGAATGCTGTCAAGGTTTTGTTGCATGCTTGTATTGGACTGTGTCAGCGAAACACTCCTCGTTTGAACTCCGAGGAGTCTCAGACACTTTGGTTCAAATTACTTGACTC GTTTTGTGAGCCTTTAATTGATTCTTATAATCATAGAACTgcatcttttgaaaaaaatcaagttcAATTCTTGAACGAGTCATCATGTTCACAAAAGGATAAAGAGGCGAACATAGTTACATGGAGGATTTTGAAGTCCAATAAAGTTGCTCATTTATTAAGGAAGTTATTCTCTCAATTTATCAGAGAGATAGTTGAGGGAATGATGGGATATGTTCATCTTCCAACTATCATGTCCCGACTTCTATATGATAACGGAAGTCAAGAATTTGGCGATTTTAAACTTACCATACTTGGGATGCTTGGGACTTTTGgctttgaaagaagaattctG GATTCTGCCAAAGCATTGATAGAGGATGACTCGTTCTATACCATGAGTTTATTGAAGAAAGGGGCGGCTCATGGATATGCTCCCCGAAGTGTTGTCTGTTGCATATGTAATCGCCTTCTTGTCAAAAGCTCATCAAGTTATAGAGTACGAGTTTTCAACTGTGGTCATGCAACTCATCTTCAATGCGAAGATCTTGAGAATGAGGCATCAGGCGGTGACTATACATGCCCAATCTGTGTCCATAGCAATCAATCTCAAGGGTCTAAAAGCAAAGCACCTACCGAGTACAGTCTAGTgaataaattttcatcaagAACCCAATCATCATCGGGAGCTTCTGTTTCATATCCACAAGAAACAGATTTACTGGAGCTCCCATACACTCTTCAGCAAATACCACGG TTTGAGATTCTGACAAACTTACAGAAAAACCAAAGAGTTATAGACATAGAAAATGTGCCTCAACTGAGGCTCGCACCACCAGCCGTCTACCATGACAAGGTCACAAAAGGATATCATCTCTTAGTAGGAGAAAGCAGCGGTGGAAGAGAGAAAGTAGAAAAGCTAAATAAGAGCAGGCAACTCACGGGGGTAAAAGTAAAGAGACCGTCCTCCCTTCGGTTCCCTTTAAAAACAAGTCTATTTG GAAAGGAGAAGATGACTAATTCTTGA
- the LOC101218660 gene encoding 60S acidic ribosomal protein P1, whose protein sequence is MSTGEIACSYAALILYDDNIPITAEKIATLVKAAKVSDVESYWYGLFAKLAEKRSIGDLILNVGAGGGAAVAAAAPAGGAAGGGAAAAAPPPEEKKEEPKEESDDDMGFSLFD, encoded by the exons ATGTCGACCGGAGAAATTGCCTGCTCTTACGCTGCTCTCATCCTCTACGATGACAATATCCCTATTACC GCCGAAAAGATTGCTACGCTTGTGAAGGCAGCTAAGGTTTCCGATGTGGAGTCTTACTGGTATGGTCTCTTTGCCAAGCTGGCTGAGAAGCGTAGCATTGGAGATTTGATCCTCAATGTTGGGGCTGGTGGCGGTGCTGCAGTCGCTGCTGCTGCACCAGCTGGCGGAGCTGCTGGTGGCGGTGCTGCCGCAGCTGCTCCACCACCGGAAGAGAAAAAG GAAGAACCAAAGGAAGAGAGTGACGATGATATGGGATTCAGTTTGTTTGATTAG